A single region of the Biomaibacter acetigenes genome encodes:
- a CDS encoding HK97 family phage prohead protease — MGHNKPKTGIQQNRTFDMAIRAVNADERRVTVSFSSELPVNRWYGVEILQHDEGNVNLERLNNIGVALFNHDRNYVLGKIENARLAADEKRTYADIVFDTDPDADLIYQKVQNGTLKGVSVGYSVDVWEEVAAGKMSSNGRFTGPAYVAVKWTPLEISIVSVPADDTVGVGRNMEDDTLEPNNSISIFERQIQINKNFI; from the coding sequence GTGGGGCACAACAAACCCAAAACGGGAATACAGCAGAATAGAACATTCGATATGGCTATAAGAGCGGTGAATGCGGATGAAAGGCGTGTCACCGTTTCTTTTTCTTCGGAATTACCGGTCAACAGATGGTATGGGGTAGAAATACTCCAGCATGATGAGGGTAATGTCAATCTTGAAAGGCTTAACAACATTGGGGTTGCCCTTTTCAACCATGATAGAAATTATGTGCTGGGGAAAATTGAGAATGCCAGACTTGCGGCTGATGAAAAACGGACCTACGCCGATATAGTTTTTGACACTGACCCTGATGCGGATTTGATATACCAAAAAGTTCAAAATGGGACACTGAAAGGTGTATCCGTAGGATATTCCGTAGATGTTTGGGAAGAAGTGGCAGCGGGTAAGATGTCCAGTAATGGCCGCTTTACCGGCCCGGCATATGTGGCAGTAAAATGGACCCCGTTAGAAATATCTATCGTTTCTGTCCCTGCTGATGATACAGTTGGCGTGGGGCGAAATATGGAAGATGATACACTGGAACCTAATAATTCAATAAGTATCTTCGAAAGGCAAATACAAATCAATAAAAATTTTATATAG
- a CDS encoding phage late control D family protein has protein sequence MQLIYEGKDITNAVEIHKADITDNAGGIADSLEVWFDDPEGFWSQWKPKKNDKVQVKENGFDSGRMYIDELEQQRGLFIIRALAIPQDAKTENTKAWENVRFLEIVTELARKYGFLLETYNIQNPFYERVDQFEQADFAFLAWRCLLEGYMLKITSQKVVMYDERYMDAQSPVKTIYIDDFDGDYRFLQRSTWIYGGCRISFGDIKYEYKPSGAFGPVLKFADIFVSSQAEAERFAKNILRSKNKYENTGYCTIELAPGIAAGNVIQIQGVGMADGKYFCEQVTHKLANKKTFLKLRKPLEGY, from the coding sequence TTGCAGCTGATATATGAAGGTAAGGATATAACCAATGCCGTTGAAATTCATAAAGCCGACATAACTGATAATGCTGGGGGGATTGCCGACAGCTTGGAAGTCTGGTTTGATGATCCGGAAGGATTTTGGAGCCAATGGAAACCGAAGAAAAACGATAAGGTTCAAGTAAAAGAAAACGGTTTTGATTCCGGCCGCATGTATATAGACGAGCTTGAACAGCAGCGGGGTTTGTTTATTATTCGTGCCCTGGCCATTCCCCAGGATGCTAAAACGGAAAATACCAAGGCCTGGGAAAATGTAAGGTTTCTGGAGATAGTTACTGAACTGGCAAGGAAGTATGGATTCCTGCTGGAGACTTATAACATACAGAATCCTTTTTATGAGCGTGTAGACCAATTCGAACAGGCAGACTTCGCTTTTCTGGCATGGCGGTGTTTACTGGAAGGATACATGCTGAAAATAACCAGCCAGAAGGTTGTTATGTATGATGAGCGGTATATGGATGCACAGTCGCCAGTTAAGACCATTTATATTGACGACTTTGACGGGGATTACAGATTTTTACAGAGGTCAACATGGATATATGGTGGGTGCCGCATATCTTTCGGAGACATCAAATATGAGTATAAACCTTCCGGGGCTTTCGGACCTGTTTTAAAATTTGCTGATATATTTGTTTCAAGCCAGGCGGAGGCTGAACGATTCGCCAAAAATATCCTTCGTTCTAAAAATAAATATGAAAATACCGGATACTGCACCATCGAACTTGCTCCCGGGATTGCGGCAGGTAATGTAATACAGATACAGGGAGTAGGCATGGCCGATGGGAAATACTTTTGCGAACAAGTAACCCATAAACTTGCGAATAAAAAGACCTTTTTAAAACTCAGGAAACCGCTGGAGGGGTATTGA
- a CDS encoding tail protein X: protein MAIVNYFEYTTMQGDTFDMLALDAYNDEFKAHLIIQANPQYAGVLVFDAGIKLKIPIIEQEAAATLPPWKR, encoded by the coding sequence ATGGCTATAGTTAATTATTTCGAATATACAACGATGCAGGGTGATACTTTCGACATGCTTGCTCTTGATGCATACAACGATGAATTCAAAGCCCATCTGATAATCCAGGCCAATCCACAATATGCTGGCGTGCTGGTATTCGATGCAGGAATAAAGCTAAAAATCCCTATTATTGAGCAGGAAGCCGCCGCAACCCTCCCGCCATGGAAGAGGTGA
- a CDS encoding phage tail assembly protein, with product METLKLSKPIMINGEEVTELPYDFENLTAKDKLNASKKMKAAGIPLSIPETDPDYHLYLFAEAVCKVNSAIDITDIMRMSAKDADKAASLARSFFYLDLAE from the coding sequence ATGGAGACTTTAAAATTGTCAAAACCCATTATGATTAATGGGGAAGAGGTCACAGAACTGCCCTACGACTTTGAGAATTTGACGGCAAAGGATAAACTTAACGCCAGCAAAAAGATGAAGGCAGCAGGAATACCTTTAAGTATACCCGAAACGGACCCTGACTATCATTTATACCTTTTTGCGGAAGCGGTATGCAAAGTAAATTCAGCTATAGATATAACCGATATAATGCGGATGAGTGCGAAGGATGCCGACAAAGCCGCTTCTCTGGCAAGAAGTTTTTTCTATCTCGATTTGGCGGAATAA
- a CDS encoding phage tail protein — protein sequence MASQKELRALITLAGKVDPSLQTALMTASAQTSKASRTFSKLGSFASKGLSIIGKAAAVTGAAVAAGIGTGTVALGGLLMKATETGDQLVKMRDKTGLSAEELQRLQYISSQLGTNFEALPQAISIMTKQMDAARKGSKDTAAAFQALGISVTDGAGKLRPQSQVFQEALVQLSKIENQADRNALAFKLFGRGAAELFPILNAGTDEIQKLAAEADKLGLVMSGEQVEALDNLGDTIDKLKLSVMGLGNRILASLLPKIQPIIDKLVSDLPAIAPKLSSALGGFLGNIANLLPDLLNVASQFAQILMPIFDTIGSTMGPMLVNIIQQALPIVMQIIQTAMPLLNQGLSMLISLIQPLLPLLMQLVQQILPIAAQMIMVVFSVLQPIIPVLVQLIQDILPPIMQILQAILPFLQALTPIIAMVATIISSLLTTALSAIIPVLTEIVQALLPPLMQILNSIFPILQAVIPIIQLLANVIGTVLGGAIKLVMPIIEKFLSLISPIANLASKFIGGVSNVIGSVGKFLGLNGKNVELQANVSSSMPRFAEGGIATEPSIFGEADWAEMAIPLKRTPRSLSLLNKTAQILGAKPAGSSIQIIYNPTIYGGNRAELEPILQKHKEELRMMIEEIERERARVAYGYS from the coding sequence GTGGCCAGTCAAAAAGAACTTAGAGCGTTGATTACTCTTGCCGGGAAAGTAGACCCATCTTTACAAACTGCTTTAATGACAGCATCAGCCCAGACGTCGAAAGCATCTCGAACTTTTTCAAAACTCGGCAGTTTTGCATCCAAAGGTTTAAGCATAATAGGTAAAGCCGCTGCAGTCACCGGAGCTGCGGTTGCCGCCGGAATAGGCACCGGGACAGTTGCCCTTGGCGGATTATTGATGAAGGCTACTGAGACCGGTGATCAGTTGGTAAAAATGCGGGATAAAACAGGGCTTTCCGCTGAGGAATTACAGCGCCTGCAGTATATATCAAGCCAGTTAGGGACGAATTTTGAGGCCCTCCCCCAGGCCATAAGCATTATGACAAAGCAGATGGATGCAGCCCGAAAGGGCAGTAAAGATACCGCAGCTGCATTCCAGGCCCTGGGAATTTCGGTGACAGATGGGGCCGGAAAACTCAGGCCGCAATCCCAGGTATTTCAGGAGGCCCTTGTCCAGCTTTCGAAAATAGAAAATCAGGCAGACAGAAATGCACTGGCATTCAAACTTTTTGGCCGAGGAGCGGCAGAACTATTTCCTATTCTGAATGCCGGGACAGATGAAATACAAAAGCTCGCTGCTGAAGCCGACAAGTTGGGTCTTGTCATGTCAGGTGAGCAGGTTGAAGCTTTGGATAACTTGGGAGATACAATTGATAAGCTGAAGCTTTCAGTAATGGGTCTTGGAAACAGGATTTTGGCGTCTTTGTTGCCCAAAATACAACCAATAATAGATAAGCTGGTTTCCGACTTACCTGCCATAGCCCCTAAATTATCCAGTGCATTAGGTGGATTTTTGGGCAATATAGCAAATTTATTGCCGGACCTTTTAAATGTGGCCAGTCAATTTGCACAAATACTGATGCCCATATTTGACACCATAGGCAGCACCATGGGTCCCATGCTTGTGAATATCATACAACAGGCTTTGCCCATAGTGATGCAGATTATACAGACTGCAATGCCTTTATTAAATCAAGGTCTCAGCATGCTCATATCTCTTATACAGCCCTTACTTCCACTTTTAATGCAGCTGGTTCAGCAGATACTTCCAATCGCAGCACAGATGATAATGGTTGTATTTTCAGTGCTTCAGCCGATAATACCCGTATTGGTGCAGCTCATTCAGGATATTTTACCTCCGATCATGCAGATATTGCAGGCTATATTACCATTTTTACAGGCATTAACCCCTATCATTGCGATGGTTGCCACAATAATTAGCTCGCTTTTAACTACCGCTTTAAGTGCGATAATTCCTGTATTAACGGAAATAGTTCAGGCATTATTGCCCCCACTTATGCAGATTTTGAACTCTATATTCCCGATTTTGCAGGCAGTAATACCAATTATTCAATTGCTTGCCAATGTTATAGGCACTGTTTTGGGCGGGGCTATAAAACTGGTTATGCCAATTATTGAGAAGTTTTTGAGTTTAATCTCCCCGATAGCTAATTTAGCGTCTAAATTTATAGGCGGTGTTAGTAATGTTATAGGCAGTGTAGGAAAATTTTTGGGGCTTAATGGGAAGAACGTGGAGTTGCAGGCGAATGTATCAAGCTCAATGCCCCGATTTGCCGAGGGCGGTATAGCAACCGAACCCTCGATATTTGGCGAAGCGGACTGGGCAGAAATGGCCATTCCACTTAAAAGGACCCCAAGAAGCCTTAGCTTATTGAATAAAACCGCTCAAATACTTGGAGCAAAACCTGCCGGGAGCAGTATTCAGATAATCTATAATCCCACTATCTACGGCGGAAATCGTGCGGAACTGGAACCCATATTACAAAAACACAAAGAAGAATTACGAATGATGATAGAAGAAATCGAGCGTGAAAGAGCGAGGGTTGCCTATGGCTATAGTTAA
- a CDS encoding phage tail protein I, with protein sequence MDLKNVDLLSLQTSYMKQDPTTQALCAALNSHFRQLADEVKACLILSRIDELDDAALDELAWQMHVDWYDSTAEIEIKRSLIKNAIKAHRYRGTPFAVEETVKTYFGDGEVQEWFEYGGQPYYFKVMTTNTQVNTTLLNQFLKVLNSVKNARSWLEAVEITATDEMNLYFGNVVHIADYQEIRQVV encoded by the coding sequence ATGGACCTGAAAAACGTTGACCTTCTAAGCCTCCAAACATCATACATGAAACAGGATCCGACAACCCAGGCGCTTTGTGCAGCTTTAAACTCTCATTTCCGGCAGCTGGCCGATGAGGTTAAAGCCTGCTTAATTCTTTCCCGCATTGATGAACTGGATGATGCTGCTCTGGATGAATTGGCCTGGCAGATGCACGTGGATTGGTATGATTCAACTGCAGAAATTGAAATAAAACGGAGCCTGATAAAAAATGCTATTAAAGCCCATAGATACAGGGGTACGCCTTTTGCGGTAGAGGAAACCGTAAAAACCTATTTTGGAGACGGTGAAGTCCAGGAATGGTTTGAATATGGCGGCCAACCCTATTATTTCAAAGTCATGACTACGAATACTCAGGTAAATACTACGCTGCTTAATCAGTTCTTAAAGGTTTTAAATTCAGTCAAAAACGCCAGGAGTTGGCTTGAAGCGGTAGAAATAACGGCCACGGATGAAATGAATTTGTATTTTGGCAATGTTGTTCACATAGCCGACTATCAAGAAATAAGGCAGGTGGTATAA
- a CDS encoding DUF2190 family protein — protein sequence MAKGTYIQKGYIIDFTNSTGADIAYGDVVPIGARIGIAAEDIAKDATGSLNVSGVFELPADNTVAFAVGDEVYWDNVGGKLTKTAGTYKAGWVIEPKALAGTTAKVKID from the coding sequence ATGGCAAAAGGGACATATATTCAGAAGGGTTATATTATCGACTTTACAAACAGCACCGGTGCCGATATAGCCTATGGTGATGTAGTGCCAATAGGGGCAAGGATAGGTATAGCTGCTGAAGACATTGCAAAAGATGCAACAGGCTCGCTGAATGTTTCAGGAGTATTCGAGTTGCCTGCGGATAATACAGTAGCTTTTGCGGTTGGTGATGAGGTTTACTGGGATAATGTAGGAGGTAAACTCACAAAAACCGCGGGCACCTATAAAGCTGGATGGGTAATAGAGCCCAAAGCTCTAGCAGGAACCACAGCGAAAGTGAAGATTGACTGA
- a CDS encoding phage tail sheath family protein yields MYIHGAYADLQPTQDLIPPKGVSTLPVYFGRLPVHQLMDYSGKVNKPILVQSFSDAVTKVGYNDSNWDDFDLCEAIYAHFKNSIQVIGPVILVNVLDPDTHKTSAKTTSVTLTNGQGYINNDKVILKTVAITGKVLGTDFSAEYTPDGTKVLIKDLKGTLTSPVDVTFDEVNPDAITATEVIGGTNSTTGEKTGISVVDLVYQTYNMIPTILDAPGWSHHPEVDAALKAAAQKINGHWYAFVNSNLAADTSADTIEEVKTWKSTNGYTGANEAPCWPLAKNGNRKFHLSTLATVTMQWVDYNNDNIPYETPSNKPVDVTGMCLADGAPIEFDQVQANDLNSKGIRTLTYWGGRWVLWGPHTGEYEYGKDMDPRNKFDSSVRMLYYLVNDFQSRYGAQVDKPMDRARVDTILNDYQEFLDSLVNRGALLYGTISFNETSNPTSDIVEGDFVFDVATTTTPPGKSITAKIEYTTQGIDVLFGGEQA; encoded by the coding sequence TTGTATATTCATGGAGCATATGCCGATCTGCAGCCCACCCAGGATTTAATACCTCCTAAAGGGGTATCGACACTTCCGGTATATTTCGGACGGCTTCCGGTGCATCAGCTTATGGATTATTCCGGGAAAGTGAACAAACCTATATTGGTGCAGAGCTTTTCTGATGCTGTAACCAAAGTGGGCTACAATGACAGCAACTGGGATGATTTCGACCTGTGCGAGGCAATATATGCGCATTTCAAAAATAGCATTCAGGTTATCGGACCTGTCATTTTAGTCAATGTTCTTGACCCCGATACACATAAAACATCGGCCAAGACAACCAGCGTTACTCTTACCAACGGTCAGGGGTATATAAACAATGACAAGGTTATTCTCAAAACCGTTGCAATTACCGGCAAGGTATTGGGGACTGATTTCAGTGCGGAATACACCCCCGACGGCACAAAAGTGCTAATTAAAGACCTTAAAGGGACTTTGACATCTCCTGTGGATGTAACCTTTGACGAGGTCAATCCAGATGCCATAACCGCCACTGAAGTTATAGGCGGGACCAATTCTACTACAGGAGAAAAAACAGGAATATCAGTAGTAGACCTGGTATATCAGACCTATAACATGATACCCACCATCCTTGACGCCCCTGGCTGGAGCCATCATCCCGAAGTTGACGCCGCCCTAAAAGCAGCAGCCCAAAAGATAAATGGGCACTGGTATGCGTTTGTAAACAGCAATCTGGCTGCAGATACCAGTGCAGATACTATTGAGGAAGTCAAAACGTGGAAGTCTACAAATGGTTATACTGGGGCCAATGAAGCCCCCTGCTGGCCGCTTGCTAAAAACGGGAACAGAAAATTCCACCTATCCACACTTGCCACAGTAACCATGCAATGGGTGGATTATAACAATGACAACATTCCCTATGAAACGCCATCGAATAAGCCGGTGGATGTAACCGGAATGTGCCTTGCCGATGGCGCTCCCATAGAATTTGACCAGGTCCAGGCCAACGACTTAAACAGCAAGGGTATCCGGACGCTCACGTACTGGGGAGGCCGCTGGGTGCTCTGGGGACCCCATACCGGAGAATACGAATACGGCAAAGACATGGACCCCAGGAATAAATTCGATTCCAGCGTGAGGATGCTTTATTACCTGGTGAACGATTTTCAGAGCCGCTACGGTGCTCAGGTAGATAAGCCAATGGATCGGGCCAGGGTCGATACGATACTCAATGACTATCAGGAATTTCTCGATAGCCTTGTAAACCGTGGAGCATTGCTGTATGGAACGATTTCTTTCAATGAAACCAGTAACCCGACCAGCGACATCGTGGAAGGAGATTTTGTCTTTGATGTGGCCACAACTACCACACCGCCAGGCAAGAGCATAACTGCAAAGATTGAGTATACCACCCAGGGCATTGATGTATTGTTCGGAGGTGAGCAGGCATGA
- a CDS encoding phage portal protein: MSIRFYQKQNPTGLGRNVKLDQQSGYTTKTISPGMIHELQPGDEVQAVVPAGQASNAKDFISIQQRLAGSGQGLSYEAVSRDMSQVNYSSARQGLLEDQRTYMMWQQFLIEHFCREVYTEFVISAVLSGQLNIPDFWQDKRRYLKHVWIPPGWSWIDPLKEINAYKIALNTGQDTLARICAERGEDWRDVLKQRAKEYDFAKSLGLDLSVLTGGDKTGGAQQTQNGNTAE, from the coding sequence TTGTCTATCCGTTTTTATCAAAAACAAAATCCCACAGGTCTAGGGCGTAACGTCAAACTGGATCAGCAAAGTGGCTATACTACAAAGACCATTTCTCCGGGTATGATCCATGAGTTACAGCCAGGTGATGAAGTTCAAGCCGTAGTTCCGGCTGGCCAGGCGAGCAATGCAAAAGACTTTATTTCCATACAGCAGCGTCTTGCAGGTTCCGGCCAGGGCCTTTCTTATGAGGCTGTATCTCGGGATATGTCCCAGGTCAATTACTCCAGTGCCCGCCAGGGCCTTCTGGAAGACCAGCGCACTTACATGATGTGGCAGCAGTTCCTCATTGAGCATTTTTGCCGGGAGGTTTACACCGAATTTGTTATATCAGCGGTCCTTTCAGGTCAGCTCAATATCCCTGATTTTTGGCAGGATAAACGCCGGTATCTAAAGCATGTCTGGATACCGCCCGGATGGAGCTGGATAGATCCATTGAAAGAAATAAATGCTTACAAAATTGCGCTCAATACCGGCCAGGATACACTGGCCAGAATATGCGCTGAAAGGGGAGAAGATTGGAGGGATGTCTTAAAACAAAGAGCTAAAGAGTATGATTTTGCAAAATCTCTGGGTCTTGATTTATCAGTCTTAACAGGGGGTGACAAAACAGGTGGGGCACAACAAACCCAAAACGGGAATACAGCAGAATAG
- a CDS encoding phage major tail tube protein yields MIISGNVIAHKLLADGVEIDDNVSCQLPSIEIQTGEIKGAGIMGSIDMPVPGQIGSMTFTINMRSINKNASNLAKPGTQNLELRFVRDTLTANGQMVPEGAKIFITGINKKYDPGKVESPATTMDGSIDFEVLRYRQVINGVETLLIDKRNYIYKINGVDYMKNIRAALG; encoded by the coding sequence ATGATAATATCCGGGAATGTAATAGCCCATAAACTTTTGGCTGATGGAGTAGAGATTGACGATAACGTATCTTGCCAGCTACCTTCCATAGAGATTCAGACAGGGGAGATAAAAGGCGCTGGTATAATGGGGTCCATTGATATGCCTGTCCCTGGTCAGATTGGGAGCATGACTTTTACCATAAATATGCGGTCAATCAACAAAAACGCTTCAAATCTGGCTAAGCCTGGTACTCAAAATCTTGAACTCCGATTTGTAAGGGATACATTGACGGCCAACGGGCAGATGGTGCCGGAAGGAGCTAAGATATTTATTACCGGCATCAATAAAAAGTATGACCCTGGGAAAGTTGAATCGCCAGCAACGACCATGGATGGGAGCATTGATTTTGAGGTGCTCAGATATCGCCAAGTAATAAATGGCGTTGAAACATTGTTGATTGACAAAAGGAACTATATTTACAAGATTAATGGTGTAGACTATATGAAAAACATCAGGGCGGCTCTCGGTTAA
- a CDS encoding phage tail protein: MPIAVFANKTFQVNSQKIYTFDDLTMNSSLETEKQDAANKKPSTYIKGPDLYTMSFSIPLDVSMGVNVRNEYGAWKALVEAGKPYPFILGGIPLGANKWLLKSASLNNTVIDSNGNILSGTIQLEFEEYVRPGSAQASKSTKKTSTSYAPGISLPKVSGNINLLGSSDKADIKRSNPNMLSRLPE, from the coding sequence ATGCCTATTGCGGTTTTTGCGAATAAAACATTTCAGGTAAACAGTCAGAAAATATATACTTTCGATGATCTTACCATGAATAGCAGTCTAGAAACTGAAAAACAGGATGCGGCAAATAAAAAGCCAAGCACCTATATAAAGGGACCCGATTTATATACAATGAGCTTTAGCATACCTCTTGATGTTTCCATGGGTGTGAATGTCAGGAATGAATACGGAGCATGGAAAGCTCTTGTTGAAGCCGGCAAGCCTTACCCTTTTATATTGGGCGGGATACCCCTGGGTGCGAATAAATGGCTTCTCAAGAGTGCTTCATTGAATAATACAGTAATAGATTCAAACGGGAATATTCTTTCGGGGACTATTCAGTTGGAGTTTGAAGAATATGTCCGCCCGGGGAGTGCCCAGGCTTCCAAGAGTACCAAGAAAACTTCAACTTCGTATGCTCCAGGCATATCCCTTCCAAAAGTATCAGGAAATATAAATTTACTGGGGTCATCGGATAAGGCTGACATTAAAAGGTCCAATCCCAATATGCTTTCACGTTTACCGGAGTAG
- a CDS encoding Mu-like prophage major head subunit gpT family protein: MNKKELLKAKVLKQQEIVNGARAAGRGLTAEEQAEFDTLQREIDALKAEIAKDEGNTQTLTETERAIQAERQRVSEVIALCRDFEEDPSEYIRSGVTVDQVRAKILEKLKAERKPSPAPVPDVRIEKEEVDKFRAAASDAILLRGGIKLDKPADGAKDLRGMKLRDLAIECLSRAGRPNAHRLDNDTLFREALSPDSQFASILSNAVNKTMATAYNAARPTYQVWTGRGSNPDFKAATHYQISEAGELVKMTQSGEFKFDEMTDQGVSKAVATFGREFGMTRQALINDDIGILTRVPEAYVRAASRGINKLVYQMLGSNPAIYDGIALFHANHKNLASSGGAIATATVSAGRAAMRKQKNLRGKETLNIGPAFLIVPASLETQAQQFIVSIADPTGANSNVANVFRNSLVIVADAELDDYSETSWYLAASPADIDTIEVTYLNGNDMPILESQVGFDFLGIKWRIYIDYGVTVLDYRGLYKNPGA; the protein is encoded by the coding sequence TTGAACAAAAAAGAATTGCTTAAGGCAAAAGTATTAAAGCAGCAAGAGATTGTCAATGGAGCCAGGGCTGCTGGGCGGGGATTAACCGCAGAAGAACAGGCAGAGTTTGATACATTGCAAAGAGAAATCGATGCTCTTAAGGCAGAAATAGCGAAAGATGAAGGGAACACTCAGACACTGACAGAAACAGAAAGAGCTATTCAAGCTGAAAGGCAACGTGTATCAGAAGTAATCGCTCTTTGCAGAGATTTCGAGGAAGATCCAAGTGAATATATCAGATCCGGTGTCACAGTTGACCAAGTCAGAGCAAAAATCCTTGAGAAACTCAAAGCCGAAAGAAAACCATCGCCGGCCCCGGTGCCCGATGTAAGGATTGAAAAGGAAGAGGTTGACAAATTTAGAGCTGCGGCTTCCGATGCAATCCTGCTGAGGGGCGGTATAAAACTTGATAAGCCTGCCGACGGTGCCAAAGACCTCAGGGGTATGAAACTCCGTGACCTGGCTATAGAGTGTCTTTCCAGAGCTGGGAGGCCCAATGCCCACCGTCTTGATAATGATACTCTGTTCCGAGAAGCACTGAGTCCTGACAGCCAGTTTGCAAGCATACTCTCCAATGCCGTCAACAAAACTATGGCTACCGCATATAATGCCGCAAGGCCCACATATCAGGTGTGGACCGGCAGAGGGAGCAATCCCGACTTTAAGGCTGCAACACATTACCAGATTTCCGAAGCCGGCGAGCTTGTGAAGATGACACAATCCGGCGAATTCAAATTTGATGAAATGACTGACCAGGGAGTGTCCAAGGCCGTGGCGACTTTCGGCAGAGAATTTGGCATGACCAGACAGGCCCTCATAAACGATGACATCGGAATACTGACCAGAGTCCCTGAAGCATATGTGAGGGCCGCATCCAGAGGCATAAACAAATTGGTATATCAAATGCTTGGAAGTAACCCGGCCATTTATGACGGTATTGCCCTGTTCCATGCGAACCATAAAAACCTGGCTTCCAGTGGCGGAGCAATAGCAACTGCTACGGTGAGTGCAGGCCGGGCTGCTATGCGGAAGCAAAAGAATTTAAGGGGTAAAGAGACTCTCAATATCGGGCCTGCTTTCTTGATCGTTCCCGCTTCTCTTGAGACACAAGCCCAGCAATTCATTGTATCCATAGCAGACCCCACAGGAGCAAATTCTAATGTGGCAAACGTGTTTAGAAATTCTTTGGTCATCGTGGCCGATGCTGAACTTGATGACTACAGCGAAACTTCCTGGTATCTTGCGGCTTCTCCCGCTGATATAGATACCATTGAGGTGACATATTTGAATGGGAACGATATGCCGATCCTTGAGAGCCAGGTTGGTTTTGACTTCCTGGGCATCAAGTGGAGAATATATATTGACTACGGTGTAACGGTTCTTGACTACAGAGGACTCTACAAGAATCCTGGCGCATAA
- a CDS encoding baseplate assembly protein → MQILPLIVGLKNDINESAKQNLLRYATGDKLDVIGEFYNTARLQAQKARVTLRFTLSAIQPTNITIPAGTRATPDGQLYFATIQELTIPAGQTQGDVIAEATEGGEKYNGFAPGQIKTIVDPVPYVASVANIDTSSGGSDTEDDDHYRDRIRQAPESYSTAGPEGAYIYWAKTADANIIDVSVSSPSAGTVKVVPLLKDGEIPSQAILDKVTAIVSSKDKRPLTDNVQVAAPTTVSYDITLTYYIALERQTEETIIRNAIEGTGGAIDQYKLWQAGKLGRAINPDYLRQLMLNAGAFRIDITSPVYTEINLDQVAKAGTVTIAYGGLI, encoded by the coding sequence TTGCAAATCTTACCTTTAATCGTGGGTTTGAAAAATGACATAAACGAATCGGCGAAACAAAATCTTTTGAGATATGCGACGGGCGATAAACTTGATGTGATTGGAGAATTTTATAATACAGCACGGCTTCAGGCCCAAAAAGCTAGAGTTACTTTAAGATTTACTCTTTCGGCTATTCAGCCAACAAATATTACAATCCCCGCAGGGACCCGTGCCACTCCTGACGGGCAACTTTATTTTGCAACGATTCAGGAACTTACAATTCCAGCAGGCCAGACACAGGGCGATGTAATTGCAGAAGCTACCGAGGGCGGAGAAAAATATAACGGCTTTGCTCCGGGGCAGATAAAAACAATCGTTGACCCGGTGCCGTATGTGGCCTCAGTGGCTAATATTGATACCAGCTCTGGGGGGTCAGATACCGAGGATGATGACCACTACCGAGACAGGATCCGGCAGGCACCGGAAAGTTATTCGACCGCAGGCCCTGAAGGGGCTTATATTTATTGGGCAAAAACAGCCGATGCAAATATAATTGATGTTTCAGTGTCCTCCCCATCTGCAGGCACCGTTAAAGTTGTACCGCTTTTGAAAGACGGAGAAATCCCATCCCAGGCTATCCTCGATAAAGTTACCGCTATTGTAAGCTCTAAAGACAAGAGGCCGTTAACTGACAACGTTCAGGTTGCGGCGCCAACCACAGTTTCTTACGATATAACATTGACTTATTATATAGCATTGGAGCGGCAAACCGAGGAAACCATCATAAGAAATGCTATTGAAGGAACCGGCGGTGCTATAGATCAATATAAGTTATGGCAGGCGGGGAAATTAGGGCGGGCCATTAACCCTGATTATTTACGGCAATTGATGCTTAATGCTGGGGCATTTAGAATTGATATTACAAGCCCAGTGTATACCGAAATCAATCTCGACCAGGTAGCCAAAGCCGGTACCGTAACTATCGCTTATGGAGGTCTGATATAA